TTTCAACCATGTCAACCACTAAGTGTCAGGTGAAATGCCGCATCGGTCAACGGACAACGTAAGACATAAGACAGGAGCATTGAGAGTATCTACTCCTTTCACACAAGCCATAGGGTACAAGACAAAGGCAACCACTGTAATTCATGGAAGACAGGTTCAAACGAGTAGATAACTTGTCACGTTAAGCCCGATAAGACAACCTGTCTATATTCCACTATCAAGAAAACCATTTCTTTCCTCATTTCTGCAGCAACAAATTAACTCTCAGACAGAAAGAGCACATGCGGGTCAAACCAATTAGAAATTAAAGGAGCCATCGTTGGAGCAAATAAACTAAGGgtggagaagaaaaagaggggaaaaagaaTGCACTCATCAAGCTTTCGAGAGGTCCGCTTTAATGGCTGCTGTCCAACTCCTATTCTTTCCCTTCTTGAGTCACAAAATCCCAGCATTCCCAGTTCTACTACCAACATCTCCGCAGCAAGGCACAACTTTGCAGTAGCCACAGCTTCTTCACTCAACCAAAACACCCGATTCACAAACCATGAGGCCCTCCCTTCTTTGGATGAATCATTTTATAACTTCACCAAAGCATACCCAAAATACCATCAGACTGATCAGGCTGATCTAATCCGAGCCCAAGAATATTCCCACATCACCCACAACAACCATGTCTGTCTCGATTACAATATTGGCCATGGTCTCTTCTCACATGCTCAGCATCAGCAGCAGAGTCACTCTCCAAAAGCTGTAGTTGCTTCTTCGTCATCGTCTCCTCCGTCGCCTCATTTCCCTGAGCCGACCTTCTTTGATATATCCTACAAGTCGGTGAACTTGGTATCCCAGATACAGTATGGTAACCAAGAATCAGAACTGGAGTCAAAGCTCCGAATAAGAATCATGGCCTTCATGAATATCTCTCCAGTTGATTACACCATGGTATTCACTGCTAATCAGTCATCTGCTTTGAAACTCCTGGCAGACTGTTATCCATTTCAGTCTAATCAAAATCTTCTTACGGTTTATGATTATGAGAGTGAAGCAGTGGAAATGATGACTCAAAGTTCCAAGAAAAAAGGAGCACGAGTCATGTCAGCTGAGTTTTCATGGCCCAATCTGAGTCTCCAATCTggaaaattaagaaagatgaTAGTGAGTAGAGGGAAGAAAACGAATAGGGGACTGTTCGTTTTTCCCCTTCAGTCAAGAGTGACTGGATCCTCCTATTCATACCAGTGGATGAACATGGCACAGGGGAATGGATGGCATGTCTTGCTTGATGCATGTGCATTGGGGCCAAAGGATATGGACACCTTAGGCCTCTCTATTTTTAAGCCTGACTTCCTCACTTGCTCTTTTTACAAAGTTTTTGGGGAAAATCCATCTGGGTTTGGATGCTTGTTTGTCAAGAAATCCAGTGCTTCAATCTTAAAGGATTCAACCAATGCTACAAGCATAGGTATTGTGAGCCTGGCTCCATCATCAAGAACGTTTCAATTCCCTGAAGAGCAAGCAAATACTGATACGGAAATTGAACAAAAAGCAAAGTTCGAACTGCCGAAAGATGATTTAGATGTGCCTGTGCAGCACTCATTCTCCGGCCCATTATCTGTTGAGCAGAAAAGTGGTGAAACTTCTAAGTCACATGAAATTGAAGAAGTCCCTGTAATGCGAAAGGTACTATCATTCTCTGAAGTCATTGAACTAAAGACACCCTTTGAATCTGCTCGATCCAAATACTCAGAAGGCAGTGTAAATTGGAGCTCAGAGATTGAATGCAGAGGCTTGGATCATGCAGATTCATTGGGCCTGATACTAATTAGTAGCAGAGCTAGATACTTGATCAATTGGTTAGTAAATGCATTGTTGAGTCTCCAACATCCACATACAGAAAATGGGCAGCCTCTGCGTCTGGTAAGAATCTATGGACCAAAGATTAAGTTTAATCGAGGACCTGCCGTGGCATTCAATGTGTTTGACTGGAAAGGAGAAAAGATTGACCCCACCCTTGTACAGAAGCTAGCTGACCggaaaaatatatcattaagCCATGGGTTTTTGCATCACATCTGGTTCTCAGACAAGTatgaagaagagagggagaaaatATTAGAGACAACAAGAACTGAAGTTGAAGGAATTGTCTTAGGCAAGAAGAGAGATAAACGTCATTTTCAGATACCAGTGGTCACAGCAGCACTAGGGTTCTTGACAAACTTCGAAGACACATACAGGCTTTGGGCATTTGTTTCCCAGTTCTTGGATGCTGACTTtgtggaaaaagagagatggagatacACAGCTCTTAATCAAAAGACAGTTGAAGTATGAACTATAAACTTATTCTTTCATTCTTTCACATTGTGAAGATCAATTATTTATTGTGTATTGTCAGCATAAGGTCTCTTCGGTTTTGCAATTTTAGAAcataaatgaattttaaaaacgcagttaagcaTTTAGCCGTAAAATAAtgatttagcttttaaaatcacaatttaacttttaaaattgtgcatttttaaaaacgcacctCCTTGCTTGCGATTGAAaacgtagattttttttttacattttcaaaccgccactttttaaaaatgcactcccaaacaaatactttccgtgattttatttaaaaaaacacatttttaccGATTAAATCACAGGCCAAACAAACTCATAGTGTGATGTCTACCTTAATTTAGTCACACACTGGAGAGGATAGTGGCGCCACCATATATTTGTTTTCAACTGAAATAATTTAGATATAACTACACACAAGACAGCACTCTTAAAAATTTCAATCCAGAAGCTCTTAATTACACACAAAATTTAGATATCTTTGCATGTCTAGGTCTTAATTACAGTCAACCACTTACACTGCTAGTCCAGAAGCAGATAACTTAATGCATGAAGCATTGATGAGGTTCAATTCGTTAAATCATCACGTGATaggaaatagtaaatttaattatttaattaatactttagtACTCCATCTCAAATTGAGTGAGTTCAAACTCCTCAACAAATGAGACTCAACATATATAATGAAACTCAAGGGTCCTCATTGATGAGAAAGTCATTATTGCACTTCTCAATGAGGAAACTTATTCTACTGAGGATGAATCTAACCATTCAAAACCTACCGATTTCCTCACAAATTGGGATTTTCAGTGAAATCCGGACAGCCTAAGAGGGAAAAGTTGCAGAGTCCACCTGATATGGGCATCTATCCCAAACATAAGGCATGGCTATCCTTATTCCCCTATAACTCTCTCACAAAAACTTCCCTTTCCTGATTATCTTCACAATTTAACTAAATTCCTTATGCAACATCGACAGAAACAAGCTCATATAGAATATgacagatttttctttttctaaactGGGTTAACcagaggaaattcctccaatccaatccatatcTTCAGTAACCCACCAAACTAGAATCACAAGCCATTGACAACAACAGACAACACCCAGGTGGTAACAGTTTCCAAAGATTGCCCAAATTCCCAAACATTCAACTTTGCAAAGTTACCAGTTTTTATACATTGAAGCTCAATCATCAAACAGAAAACATGAAAAGCAAATTGCAAATTCAGAACGCAATCAATGGAAAAAGAAGAGCTTTACCTGAACTTTCTACCCGTTGCTG
This genomic interval from Corylus avellana chromosome ca3, CavTom2PMs-1.0 contains the following:
- the LOC132175541 gene encoding uncharacterized protein LOC132175541, yielding MHSSSFREVRFNGCCPTPILSLLESQNPSIPSSTTNISAARHNFAVATASSLNQNTRFTNHEALPSLDESFYNFTKAYPKYHQTDQADLIRAQEYSHITHNNHVCLDYNIGHGLFSHAQHQQQSHSPKAVVASSSSSPPSPHFPEPTFFDISYKSVNLVSQIQYGNQESELESKLRIRIMAFMNISPVDYTMVFTANQSSALKLLADCYPFQSNQNLLTVYDYESEAVEMMTQSSKKKGARVMSAEFSWPNLSLQSGKLRKMIVSRGKKTNRGLFVFPLQSRVTGSSYSYQWMNMAQGNGWHVLLDACALGPKDMDTLGLSIFKPDFLTCSFYKVFGENPSGFGCLFVKKSSASILKDSTNATSIGIVSLAPSSRTFQFPEEQANTDTEIEQKAKFELPKDDLDVPVQHSFSGPLSVEQKSGETSKSHEIEEVPVMRKVLSFSEVIELKTPFESARSKYSEGSVNWSSEIECRGLDHADSLGLILISSRARYLINWLVNALLSLQHPHTENGQPLRLVRIYGPKIKFNRGPAVAFNVFDWKGEKIDPTLVQKLADRKNISLSHGFLHHIWFSDKYEEEREKILETTRTEVEGIVLGKKRDKRHFQIPVVTAALGFLTNFEDTYRLWAFVSQFLDADFVEKERWRYTALNQKTVEV